ATGCAATCAGACCGAGGGCATACATATTGGCCAGTTCCTGCTGGCTGCCCATGGTGAGAAAAATAATGATGGAAAAGAATGCCGCACTGGTGATGTGGATGCGATAGAGGGAATGACGGCGGTTGGTGACGATAAACCAATGAAAACCGTAGCGATGGGCTACCCGTTCCATGAGCTCGCTGGAAGCTACAAAGGCGGTATTGACGGCCATGGTGAGGGTGAAGCTGGCTAACGCGCCAACGGCGAAACCAAAAGGGATGCCGTTCAGTAATGTGGCGTAGTGGGTAATCAAATCACCTTCATGGGCTTTAAAATCTATTTGGCTTGATAAGGCGAGCATAGCAATGAGGGGGGTGATCAAGCCTACCGTCAAAGCCAGAAACCAGTAGGCCTTCCGGATTTCCTTCCAGCTCCTCACCAGTCCAGCGGTCTGGAGGACAGATTCCACACCCGAATAAGCCAGGATACAAAAGGCGATGCTGGAGATGAAATCACCGTAGTTTTGCAAGATAGAACCCGTGTTTACCGCTTTTGTCGTCTCAATGGCCGCCAGTTTTATCTGATTAAGAGAACCACCATCCAACGTTATCAGACCTGAGACAATGAGATTGAGAATGACAAAGACAGCCGCAACAAAGATCATGAAGGTAAACCGGGCATTTTCCCTGATGCCGCTGATGTTTAACCCAGCTACGGCCCAGATTATGCCTAATACCAAGAGCATTGAAGTCGGTTGAGACAGCGGGAAGAAAGATGTGGCATTCGATACGGCACTGACGGCAGACATGCAGGCGGTGAGGATGTAATCCACCATGATTGAAGATACGGCAACAAAGGAAACCATGGGGCCCAATACCAGGTAGGAAAAAGAATAAACACCACCGCCAATGAGGTTATTATGCTCCAGGATTTCAGCTATTTCCGTAAGGCGGGTGCTGATAAAACGCACTAGGATACTCGTTATGGCAATGAAGATGATAGCGCTTAAGCCAATGAAACGAAAAGCTTCGGCAGGAGCATAGAAAATGGACGTAAATTCGTCCATCAAGGTGATAACGCCCACTGCAAGGTAGGTGAGCCAAATCCGGCCACCACGATTATAGGAAAGGAGATTGCGTTGACGGAAAAGATAGAAGAAGAAAACGAACAGGCCTGCATTCAGCAGGAAAAGAACTACTGTTTTGAAGGTAAACGTATATCCTCCCATTAGCTACGAGGTTAGCTGACGGGCTCGGGCAGGAGGTGTATCTTACCCTACCTCATAAAAGGATTCGCCCCTAAAAACCGGGTCCCCCGCTTCTCTGGTTTGGCACCAGAGAATTCGCTTCTTACATGCTGCAATGATTTTGCAGGCTGGATTTAACAACCTTTTGGTAATAAATGTCAATAAAAATTATCGTCCATGTTTCCACATTTCCATTAGGAAGAAAGTATGTTTCAGAAAATCGCCGCATGCTCTCTTTCAGGAAGGCTACCGCAATCAATCTGAACAGGAAATGTGTTGTCAAGTTTTCCCACATTTCATTCCGAAGTCGCGCCGACGCTCAAGCCTCTACATTTCGATTGGTTATCAATAGAGCCAATCATGATAAAACATCAATAAAGCCGAACACCTGTCACCTCAAATGTGCACCTATGGGGATGGAAAATTTTTAGGATTTGCGCTCGAAATGATTGATCCAACGGGGGCGTAACAGGCTTGGCGCTTGCCCCAAGCCCGCGTTGACGCACTCATTAGGCATTCCTTACTGTATGGATTTTCGGGTAGATACTCGATCCGTCTTTGCCTTTTCTTTTTCCTATTTTGATACCAGCGCCCCCATGCCTTTTTCCTTAAGCCTGGCCTGGGCCGCCGCGAGTCTGGCGATAGGCACCCGATAAGGAGAACAGCTTACATAGTTTAGTCCGGCCTTGTGACAGAACTCAACACTCGCCGGATCTCCGCCGTGTTCACCGCAGATGCCAACTTTAAGGGACGGTCGCGTGCTACGTCCCTTTTCGATTCCCATTTTGACCAGATAACCGACTCCTTCTTCGTCCAGAGTCTGGAAGGGATCGTTATCCAGGATATTATTGTCCCGGTAGTAATTGATGAATTTACCAGCATCATCACGACTGAAGCCGTAAGTGGTCTGCGTGAGATCGTTCGTGCCAAAGGAGAAGAACTCGGCCTCTTTAGCGATCTGATCGGCAATAACGGCAGCTCGGGGAAGCTCGATCATCGTTCCGATCAGATATTCAATCGTGACGCCTTTCTTTTTCATAACCTCTGCGGCCGTCGCCACGATGAGTTCCCTCTGGTTCGTAAACTCCTTGCTGATGCCTACTAGCGGCACCATGATCTCGGGAACCACCTTCTTGCCCTTTTTGGTCAGATCACACGCGGCCTCAATAATGGCACGGGTTTGCATACGCGTTATCTCCGGAAATACAATACCCAGGCGGCAGCCGCGGTGCCCCAGCATGGGGTTGATTTCGTGCAGCTCTTCGACGCGTTGCAGCAGACTCTCCTTTGCGGCAATGGCAGCCTTGGGCGTGCGCCTGGTCTTCATGATCGCGACCTCTACCATGAGCTTCTCACGCTTGGGGAGAAATTCATGCAGGGGTGGATCCAGAAGGCGTATGGTGACAGGGAGTCCATCCATTGTCTCAAACAGGCCTTTGAAGTCCGAGCGCTGCATGGGCAGAAGTTTGGTCAGCGCCTTCTCCCTGTCTTCCGTACTGGTCGCCAGGATCATCTCCTGAACGATGGGCAGCCGGTCCTCGGCGAAGAACATGTGCTCCGTTCGGCAAAGACCGATTCCTTCCGCGCCGAACTGCCTGGCCAACCTGGCGTCGCGTGGAATGTCGGCATTGGCGCGTACCTTCATGGTGCGCACCTTGTCCGCCCACTGCATCAGTTTTCCAAATTCACCGCTTACCTCGGGATCGGTGGTCGGCACCCTGCCGCGGATGATGCGACCGGTGCCGCCGTCAATCGTAATGTAATCGCCTCTTTTAACAATCACCTTACCGACGCTGAACTCACCGGCCGCGACGTCAACTTTGATTGATTCACAGCCGCTGACGCAGGGCTTGCCCATCCCGCGGGCCACCACCGCCGCGTGCGAGGTCATACCGCCGCGAGCCGTGATAATGCCTTTGGCGGCATCCATGCCGTGAATGTCGTCGGGCGTGGTCTCGGGACGGACGAGGATGACCGGAGATACCTTGGCCTGCTCTACTGCCTCATCGGCAGTAAAGACGACTTGACCGGCGGCGGCGCCCGGAGATGCCGGCAGTCCCCTGGCGATAACGTCTAACCTGGCCTTGGGATCAATAATCGGATGGAGCAGTTGATCCAGGGCGGCAGGTTCAACGCGCAGGATTGCCTCTTCCTTGGTCAGGAGTTTTTCCTGGACCATGTCCACGGCGATCTTGACCGCGGCGGGCGCGGTACGCTTGCCCGAGCGGGTCTGGAGCATATAGAGGGTTCCTTCCTGCACGGTGAATTCGAAATCCTGGATATCTCGATAGTGCTTTTCTAATTTGCTTGTGATATCGCGGAGCTGACGAAATACCTGCGGCATTTCTTTTTCCAGATCAGCGATCGGATGAGGGGTGCGGGTGCCGGCGACCACGTCTTCACCCTGGGCATTGGTCAGATACTCACCGTAGAATTCCCTGGCGCCCGTGGATGGATTGCGTGTAAAGCCGACGCCGGTTGCCGAAGTTTCGCCCATATTGCCGAAGACCATGGCCTGAACATTCACCGCTGTGCCCAGGTTGCCGGGGATGTTGTTTAATTTACGATAGGTAACGGCACGGTTATTATACCAGGAATTGAAGACGGCATCGCGTGACATGGCCAGTTGCTCCCAAGGGTCCTGGGGGAATTCGCGTTTTTTGATCTGCCTGATCCTGGCTTTAAATTTATCCACCAGCACCTGGAGGTCATCTG
Above is a window of Deltaproteobacteria bacterium DNA encoding:
- a CDS encoding APC family permease, whose translation is MGGYTFTFKTVVLFLLNAGLFVFFFYLFRQRNLLSYNRGGRIWLTYLAVGVITLMDEFTSIFYAPAEAFRFIGLSAIIFIAITSILVRFISTRLTEIAEILEHNNLIGGGVYSFSYLVLGPMVSFVAVSSIMVDYILTACMSAVSAVSNATSFFPLSQPTSMLLVLGIIWAVAGLNISGIRENARFTFMIFVAAVFVILNLIVSGLITLDGGSLNQIKLAAIETTKAVNTGSILQNYGDFISSIAFCILAYSGVESVLQTAGLVRSWKEIRKAYWFLALTVGLITPLIAMLALSSQIDFKAHEGDLITHYATLLNGIPFGFAVGALASFTLTMAVNTAFVASSELMERVAHRYGFHWFIVTNRRHSLYRIHITSAAFFSIIIFLTMGSQQELANMYALGLIASFCINMGSLIIYRYFMGKSEGITYSTSRLVTLILFIILVSCFVFLAIDKPHATMLWATVTGVMLLAGFIIAKKRSPELKEIEQGDTEMELILYLAESEAEEVHLFFRRSKETDRTHLHDNEAFITFYSPRVGGIPLKMAPNHFRFPLMKVSLYSRIISILRVFEYEMGDHRVVVHFGWPMSSWMDRLSIGVMVYHMLKLPKLFPKFKFDIEYNEDIGVITGNVDR
- the ppdK gene encoding pyruvate, phosphate dikinase, which produces MATGNKFIYFFGKGKAEGTGSMKDLLGGKGAGLAEMTNIGVPVPPGFTISTAVCNQFYDLGQRVPDGLDEEMRKYMKKVEASVAGGFKFGDSKLPLLVSVRSGSKFSMPGMMDTVLNLGLNDSTIKGLIKRTGNERFAWDAYRRFIQMFGNVVMGVEKEVFEQVIHEMKNKKKVQLDVDLTADDLQVLVDKFKARIRQIKKREFPQDPWEQLAMSRDAVFNSWYNNRAVTYRKLNNIPGNLGTAVNVQAMVFGNMGETSATGVGFTRNPSTGAREFYGEYLTNAQGEDVVAGTRTPHPIADLEKEMPQVFRQLRDITSKLEKHYRDIQDFEFTVQEGTLYMLQTRSGKRTAPAAVKIAVDMVQEKLLTKEEAILRVEPAALDQLLHPIIDPKARLDVIARGLPASPGAAAGQVVFTADEAVEQAKVSPVILVRPETTPDDIHGMDAAKGIITARGGMTSHAAVVARGMGKPCVSGCESIKVDVAAGEFSVGKVIVKRGDYITIDGGTGRIIRGRVPTTDPEVSGEFGKLMQWADKVRTMKVRANADIPRDARLARQFGAEGIGLCRTEHMFFAEDRLPIVQEMILATSTEDREKALTKLLPMQRSDFKGLFETMDGLPVTIRLLDPPLHEFLPKREKLMVEVAIMKTRRTPKAAIAAKESLLQRVEELHEINPMLGHRGCRLGIVFPEITRMQTRAIIEAACDLTKKGKKVVPEIMVPLVGISKEFTNQRELIVATAAEVMKKKGVTIEYLIGTMIELPRAAVIADQIAKEAEFFSFGTNDLTQTTYGFSRDDAGKFINYYRDNNILDNDPFQTLDEEGVGYLVKMGIEKGRSTRPSLKVGICGEHGGDPASVEFCHKAGLNYVSCSPYRVPIARLAAAQARLKEKGMGALVSK